TTTCTGATATGTAGAATAATAGCACTTATGTATATTCAAATGTCTTTAGAAATGTTCCAACATAATATTGAAATGATCAAGTTTCTTACAACCTTTCCATAACTCCCCTTAACATTTAACTGTCATTACAATCGATTTAATGTACAAGGAAATCAATGTGTTAAATCCTATAGTGATTAAATCTCATGTGCAGGTATGCCTGCTCAAACTAAAAACAACATGGGGTTTAACTTAATTAATCCCTATTTAACTTGAATTAATTAATGAACACAGTCAAGTAAACAACATTCCATTGGTCAGTTATGAGTTAATTATTAAGCTAACTTGCGTCTTGGCTAATCACATACCTGGTCGACTTGAATAAGGCATTTGCCCGTAGCTACTTCCAGTAACCATCATCATTCCTCCTCCGTGCATATCTGCGTTTGGACGAATTTATACCAATATAATTCGGTGATATCCCTAGCTTGTCGTGTCTGCAATGAAAACATAATGTAATGTTGCTGTATGTTCTTCAAACACTAAAATCACATGAATTGTAAACTTTAGCCCATACCATAAACAATAATGTAGTTCTATAAGTAATCTTAGATAATAATTTGGAGAAGGaacgaaaataaaacaattaataattgGTTTCCATACACGCCAAAACACATACCTTCCATGTTTGAAGTCACGTGACTTTTCTttcaaaatcacaaaataattatttacagcggaaatattacataaattgtaAATCTGTATTATTAGAGGGATAGAAAGTTATTTACTTTAAAACGAAGATTATAAAATTTATCGATAAAATTAACGATTCTCGGACAAACGAGACTTCATATTGTCTAGGTAACATCAACATCCGGTTGAGGCAAAACCGAGCGAAAATATGACGGATAGGTTAGGTATCGTTTTATTTATCGGTATATAGTcataaaattatagaaatattgattgagtaataaaaaaaacaaaatgtcgcGAGCTGCCGTGTCTAAATCACGGGCAGACAAGGGTTCTAAGCCTCCACCAGCTCATACACCTGTAGTTGCACATGAAATCGTACCTGGAAAATTCACAGATCAAGACTGGTATGGAAATTTCTGTTATGTTTTGTCATTTCCATACATCTAACttgaatatgaaatataatgtgGTTTAAAACCTTAATGAATTGCTGGTATCAATATTTTGCAAATGATAATTGagtaaaaatacaatatatgaaattatgtcccaatattttttattgtttttatgtgATGACAGTATATGGACTTGTATATTACAAAGATCAAAAGAGCATGCTACATGTTTACTTCCATTATTTGCTTTGTCAAATTTGTTCGCCACTTTTTGCTATGTTAGATAAATTAATTATCTAGCCAATTTGCCAAATGAATgtctttattaaattttaaattcctcgtaacaaaataattttttcagttGCATAATTGAAAGAACAGTGTTACTTTCACAGATTTCAAAGatacattattatttaatttcctTACCTACAATAGCCACTAAATTTTATTACAGGAATTTTATGCTTGATAAAGATGGATCAGAGGACTTCATTGAGGATATCATGGAGGAATTGGTGGACACCACCATGGATAAAATCTATGATATCTATATAGATAAACAACTTCTCCCTTTCACAGTCACAATGGCAAAAGATGCAATTCTTCAAATAATTGATGTAAGTTTTATTGGCTTATCATTTATAAGGTATCAAAGTGGGAACCAGGAATATGTGCAATGATAATACACACGGCCTAAATTGGGTgatgtaaacagaaaattcattatatctttcagTGGCAGTTCTTAGCAAGAGACGAAGGGGAAGTAAATATTGAAACTGATGCTGGATGGATGGAAGATGAGGGTATGATATGTTTATAGTTCAACAATGTTTTAAAgagtgtttttatgaaacttttgaaatttgaatgattttgaaatcaaataaaaaatcaagaCTTGAAATCAGTTTATTATAAATTCAAGAAGTATATGAGGTAGCATAATGTGTTATTGTTTGCCATTACCCTagcattaaattttatttgttgaatTAAAATTCTAGAGCCTGACCCTGCATCCACTGATTGCTGGGCCCAGGGATCTGTACCCAAACAAATCATTCCTCCAAGACCCATGTCTCCTGTGGCAGAAATCTTTGAAGAGAGACCGGATGATGAAGATGAAGATGTTTCACCACTGTATGTTTACTGCATTTGCAATATCctcttaccaaaaaaaaattcaatatattcttCTGCATTATTGTTTATCTCATTCTTCAAGGTATAAAAtcttgcaataatttttttttcacaataatacatgtattttaatactGTTGAAATTTAGACCACCACAAAAAGAAAATACGATGGTGGAGGAAGAAGCTGCAGAGATGGAAGATAAAGTATCAGAAGCAGAGGAAGAGAGTGCTGATCAGAAAGCCAAAAGCAAGCCCAAAGAGGTATAGCTCTAGGATTCAGAAAGcgtataattatttaataatatttattgtcaTGATATGTATTCAGGACCCAATTAGAATGAAAATTGATAGGGAACATTGGGAGAAATATTGAGATTGAAAAGATATGCAGTTtcgaaaattatgaaatttttgcaaaagtGTGATAATGAACCTgataattttagttttattttgtcaattaaTTGGATCATGAATATGAATAATTATGAATCAAAGGAAAAGAAAGAGAAGAAGAGATTTAAGTTCAAGCCATACAAGGGAAGACTGGGTTCCAGCCATGTCGGTAGGATGTCCGAGTCCCTGGAGGAAACAGAGATGAAGATGATTGCTGCAGAAATTGAGGCTAGTCTGGAGTTTAAACAAATGGACAAAGCCAGTGGCATACTCAACATGCCTGCATCTTGTCATTCAATTCTCAAAGTAAGTCACATAAAACATATTCCTTGCTTGAATTAATTGATAACGAGGAAcaagtaaacatattttttttattttttgcttttccATGTAAATATTAGTCCAGTCATGGGGTTGCAAAAGTTCTCAGCAGAGCAGTAAAACAATAAGTTCAAACTTGCTCCCAAGTGAACTGTTTGTAAGCTCCAATATTCAATGATGCAGATTTTCTCTTAATGCTACAACTCGTGTTGATGTCTTAAATTTCATGAAGAAATGCAGGAAAATGAACCCCACTGTTATTTAAcgttgtcatattttttataCTGGAGATAAATGTTACTGCAATTCTTATTTGTCTCTGAATATGCTTAAAGATGATTGCTCTataaaggggaacaactcttTCAGGTCCAGTCTGGGAGACCGCCAGGAAACAAAGAAGTGATGTACGATGATATGGGCAATGTTGTTGCTGTAATCAAACTAAACCCAGAAAAACTACCATCTCACAAGTAGGTTGCATTTCTTTACCATATATGTCCCCCTAAATCAGATTTATCCTACAAATGC
This portion of the Magallana gigas chromosome 7, xbMagGiga1.1, whole genome shotgun sequence genome encodes:
- the LOC105347151 gene encoding uncharacterized protein C2orf81 homolog — translated: MSRAAVSKSRADKGSKPPPAHTPVVAHEIVPGKFTDQDWNFMLDKDGSEDFIEDIMEELVDTTMDKIYDIYIDKQLLPFTVTMAKDAILQIIDWQFLARDEGEVNIETDAGWMEDEEPDPASTDCWAQGSVPKQIIPPRPMSPVAEIFEERPDDEDEDVSPLPPQKENTMVEEEAAEMEDKVSEAEEESADQKAKSKPKEEKKEKKRFKFKPYKGRLGSSHVGRMSESLEETEMKMIAAEIEASLEFKQMDKASGILNMPASCHSILKVQSGRPPGNKEVMYDDMGNVVAVIKLNPEKLPSHKVKVNYQVVDPSVEAAQARLEAMRHGKFMKIKLRKKRTSPEESLDKSFDSVSIKQGDTKTELPPPMIESMDLAAGVTVKEGGRVRRGPKRYIRKSDVLSTNLQGLHPVANKTAKPALEVADLLDRHTPILRPIRDSPPLPPIIPHPPSQPRIST